The Halomicrobium zhouii genomic sequence CACCTCCGCCTGGGCCAGCAGCGGCTGCTCGCGCAGCTGTTCGACGAAGAAGCGCCGGACCTGGTGGCGGCGTAGGAGTCCGCGCCCCACTCTTCCGGTTCCGGATTACCGCGACTCGACGCACTCACCGGCCACTTCGACGCGCTCGTCGGTGACCCTGACGGTGCCGTCGAAGCGCGCGCACGTACCCGCGTCCCAGGCGAGTTCGCCGCCCCAGTCCTCGCCCGAGACGGTTACTTCGTGGCGCCCGCTCGTTCCGACCGTCATCTCGAAGGCGCGAGCGACGCCGCTATCGATTCGGTCGGACTCGTCCTCGTAGGTCGTCCCCTCGTCGTCGAAGACCGTCACCTGGGCGGTGACCGGGTCGGCGCGGTCGTTCTGCACGGTCAGGTCGAGCCGACTGGGATCCTCGTTCCCGGCGATGCCCAGACAGCCGGCGAGCGACGCGGTCGCGGCGACGCCGAGGAAGCGACGACGGTTCATATCCTACGACGGGCGGTCCGACACTTGAGTCGTCCTACTGGTAGCTTAGTCCGCACCGACCTCGCCCACCTGTACCTTCCAGAGGTCGGCGTAGGCGCCCTCGCGGGCGACGAGTTCGTCGTGAGTGCCGACCTCCTCGATCTCGCCGTCGTCGAGGACGACGATCTGGTCGGCGTCCCGGACCGTCGAGAGCCGGTGGGCGACGACGAGCGTCGTCCGGTCGGCGGTCACCTCGGCGAGGCTACGCTGGATCAGGACTTCGGTCCGGTTGTCGACCTGGCTGGTGGCCTCGTCGAGGACGAGCAGCGGCGGGTCGGTCAGCAGGACGCGGGCCAGGGCGATGCGCTGGCGCTGGCCGCCCGAGAGCTTCGTCCCGCGCTCGCCGACCTCGGTGTCGTAGCCCGCCTCCATCGAGGAGATGAACTCGTGGGCGCCGGCCTGCTTCGCGGCGGCGACGACCTCCTCGTCGGTGGCGTCGCGCTCGTCGCTGCTCGCGGTTTCACCGCTCGCACTGTTCGAGGACTCTCGGCGGTCGTCCTCGCTGACCCCGTACGCGATGTTCTCCCGGACGGTGCCGGTGAAGAGGAACGGGTCCTGGGCGACGTAGCCGATGGACTCCCGGAGCGAAGGCAGCGAGACGTCCCGGACGTCGTGGCCGTCCAGCCTGACCGCGCCCTCGTCTGGGTCGTAGAAGCGCAACAGGAGCTTCGTGAGCGTGGACTTGCCCGCGCCGGTGGCGCCGACGAGCCCGACGGTCTCGCCGGGGGCGACGTCGATGGCCACGTCGCTGATGACCTGCTCGTCGCTTGCTCGCGGGTCGCTTCCCTCCCCGCTCGCATTTTCCGAGCCGCTTCGCGGCTCGCTCCCCGGATACCCGAAGCTCACGTCGTCGTACTCGACGCGGCCCGCGACATCGGTCAGTTCGACGCCGTCCGTCTCGCGGGGCGGCTCGACCTGCTGGATGCCGACGACGCGCTTGGCGGCGGCCTTCGCGCCCTTGTAGAAGCCGGTCACTCTGGCGAGGACGCGCATCGGCCCGACGAGGTTCTGGGTGTAGTAGAGGAAGGGGATGAGTTCGCCGGCGGTCAGTGTCCCCCGGAGGACCCAGAAGCGGTCGTCGAGCACCCACTGGGTGCCGACGACGAAGGTGAGCAGGAACGCCATCCCGGCCAGCAGGCGGAGCGCCGGTTCGTGGCGCGAGCGGGTGACGTGCGAGCGCCAGATGGCGCCGCGGTGGACCCGCGACCGGTCGGCGACGCGGTCGGTCTCGTGGCGCTCGCCGCCGTAGGCCTTGACGACGGGGACGCCGCTGATGGCCGTCTCCAGCGCGGCGTTGAGCTTGCCGGTCTCGGCGCGGACGGCGTCGTGGCGGCGTTCGTGGCGACGGCCGAACCACCAGTTGGCGACGGCGACGACGGGGGCGAGCGCGACGGCGACGAGCGCGAGCCGCCAGTTCAGCAGGGCCATGTAGCCGAAGGAGCTGATCGTCACCACCGTCGCGTAGACGGTCATCTGCGGGCCGTTCGTGAGGAACTCCTCCAGCCGGTTGACGTCGTTGTTGAGCACGCTCATCACGTCGCCCGTCTGCTGGCCGTCGAAGAAGCCCATCCCGAGGCGCTGGACCGTGTCGAAGGCGTCGACGCGGACGGCGTGCTGGATGCGCTGGGCCAGCAGGTTCCAGCAGTACTGGCCCGTGATGGCGAGGCTCACGTCGGCCACTTTCAGCCCCACCAGCAACGCGACGGTGAACGCGAGCATCCTCGCGGGCTCGTCGCCCGGGACGACGCCGGTCGGCAGGAGTGGCAGGTCGTAGGGCTGGCCGTTGAACATCGCGTCGAAGGCGATCCCGATGACGAACATGTCCGCCGTCGCGAGCACCTGGGCGATCCCCGTCCCGAGAATCCCGACGACGACGAAGAGGGCGTTCTCCCGGCCGCTCTCGGCGACCAGTCGATAGAGCGGCCAGCGGTCGACCGCCGCGTCGGCGACGTTGTCCGGGCGGTCGCAGTCTGCGGGGGAGTCGTCCGAACCTCCGTCGTCGCTCGCGTCGCTCATCGAACTACCTCCTCACCCTCGCTCACTCTGTCGAGGAACGAATCGGAGAGGGCGTCCGTCTCACCGACCTGGACGCGCCAGAGGTCGGCGTACAGTCCGTCCTCGGCCACGAGTTCGTCGTGGGTGCCCGCCTCCCGGATCCGGCCGTCGTCGAGGACGATGATCTGGTCGGCGTCCCGGACCGTGGAGAGCCGGTGGGCGATGGCGATAGTGGTCTGTTCGGCGCCCAGCGCGTCGACGCTGGCCTGGATCTGGCGTTCGGTCTCGTTGTCGACGTGGCTCGTCGCCTCGTCGAGGACGAGGACGTCTGGCTCGCGCATGATGGCCCGCGCGATGGCGATGCGCTGG encodes the following:
- a CDS encoding ABC transporter ATP-binding protein → MSDASDDGGSDDSPADCDRPDNVADAAVDRWPLYRLVAESGRENALFVVVGILGTGIAQVLATADMFVIGIAFDAMFNGQPYDLPLLPTGVVPGDEPARMLAFTVALLVGLKVADVSLAITGQYCWNLLAQRIQHAVRVDAFDTVQRLGMGFFDGQQTGDVMSVLNNDVNRLEEFLTNGPQMTVYATVVTISSFGYMALLNWRLALVAVALAPVVAVANWWFGRRHERRHDAVRAETGKLNAALETAISGVPVVKAYGGERHETDRVADRSRVHRGAIWRSHVTRSRHEPALRLLAGMAFLLTFVVGTQWVLDDRFWVLRGTLTAGELIPFLYYTQNLVGPMRVLARVTGFYKGAKAAAKRVVGIQQVEPPRETDGVELTDVAGRVEYDDVSFGYPGSEPRSGSENASGEGSDPRASDEQVISDVAIDVAPGETVGLVGATGAGKSTLTKLLLRFYDPDEGAVRLDGHDVRDVSLPSLRESIGYVAQDPFLFTGTVRENIAYGVSEDDRRESSNSASGETASSDERDATDEEVVAAAKQAGAHEFISSMEAGYDTEVGERGTKLSGGQRQRIALARVLLTDPPLLVLDEATSQVDNRTEVLIQRSLAEVTADRTTLVVAHRLSTVRDADQIVVLDDGEIEEVGTHDELVAREGAYADLWKVQVGEVGAD